From one Actinopolyspora saharensis genomic stretch:
- a CDS encoding MlaE family ABC transporter permease: protein MSAPTRTNFPGAGALRETGRLFALGLDVIRLLPKRPFQFREFIQQCWFIAGVTIMPTALVAIPFGAVIALQLGSLTEQLGAQSFTGAASVLAIIQQASPIVTALLISGAGGSAICADLGSRKIRDEIDAMEVLGVSPVQRLVVPRVLAAMLVAVLLNGMVSVVGVLGGYFFNVILQGGTPGAYMASFGALARLSDVWIGEFKALIFGFIAGVVAAYRGLNPPPGPKGVGEAVNQSVVVTFLLLFAVNFIITLLYLQIFPAQRL, encoded by the coding sequence GTGAGCGCACCCACCCGAACGAACTTTCCGGGGGCGGGCGCGCTGCGGGAGACCGGCAGGCTGTTCGCCCTCGGGCTGGACGTGATCCGCCTGCTGCCGAAGCGCCCCTTCCAGTTCCGCGAGTTCATCCAGCAGTGCTGGTTCATCGCCGGGGTCACGATCATGCCGACCGCCCTGGTGGCCATCCCCTTCGGCGCGGTCATCGCGCTGCAGCTGGGCTCGTTGACCGAACAGCTCGGTGCCCAGTCGTTCACCGGCGCGGCCAGCGTGCTGGCGATCATCCAGCAGGCCAGCCCCATCGTCACCGCGCTGCTCATCTCCGGAGCGGGTGGATCGGCGATCTGCGCCGACCTCGGTTCGCGCAAGATCCGTGACGAGATCGACGCGATGGAAGTGCTCGGCGTCTCCCCGGTGCAGCGTCTCGTGGTGCCGCGGGTGCTCGCGGCGATGCTGGTCGCGGTGCTGCTCAACGGCATGGTCAGCGTCGTCGGTGTGCTCGGCGGCTACTTCTTCAACGTGATCCTGCAGGGCGGGACCCCGGGCGCCTACATGGCCAGTTTCGGTGCCCTGGCGCGGCTTTCCGACGTGTGGATCGGCGAGTTCAAGGCGCTGATCTTCGGGTTCATCGCGGGGGTGGTCGCCGCGTACCGCGGTCTCAACCCGCCGCCGGGGCCGAAGGGCGTCGGCGAGGCCGTCAACCAGTCGGTGGTGGTCACCTTCCTGCTGCTGTTCGCGGTGAACTTCATCATCACGCTGCTGTACCTGCAGATCTTCCCGGCACAGAGGTTGTGA
- a CDS encoding Mut7-C RNAse domain-containing protein: MVVMAERSAGGAVPEVVLVRLAAELRLFAAPRNRREWLRVPHDGTASVGHVVQSLGVPLTEVGELSLDGVATTAEDRPTAGSLLKVGPLDWPEHVRRRFVLDVHLGTLARRLRLLGLDIAYRNDAADDELIEQAARQRRVLLTRDQGLLRRRKLREGAFVYSSRPDEQLHEVLHRFAPPLEPWSRCVSCNGSLEATSKEEVSARLESGTRRCYDAFARCRSCGRVYWRGAHSRGLEEIVEAARATHPGTPAG; this comes from the coding sequence ATGGTCGTGATGGCGGAGCGCAGCGCGGGAGGAGCGGTTCCCGAGGTCGTGCTCGTCCGGCTCGCCGCCGAGCTGCGCTTGTTCGCCGCCCCGCGGAACCGGCGGGAGTGGTTGCGGGTGCCCCACGACGGGACGGCCTCGGTCGGGCACGTGGTCCAGTCGCTGGGGGTGCCGCTGACCGAGGTGGGCGAGCTGTCCCTCGACGGCGTTGCCACCACCGCCGAGGACAGGCCGACCGCCGGAAGCCTGCTGAAGGTGGGGCCGCTCGACTGGCCCGAACACGTGCGGCGGCGCTTCGTGCTGGACGTCCACCTCGGCACCCTGGCGCGCAGACTCCGCCTGCTGGGACTGGACATCGCCTACCGCAACGACGCCGCCGACGACGAGCTGATCGAGCAGGCCGCGCGGCAACGGCGCGTGCTGCTCACCAGGGACCAGGGACTGCTGCGCCGCAGGAAGCTCCGGGAAGGGGCCTTCGTCTACTCCTCCCGGCCCGACGAGCAGCTCCACGAGGTGCTGCACCGGTTCGCCCCGCCGCTGGAACCGTGGAGCAGATGCGTGTCCTGCAACGGCTCGTTGGAGGCGACGAGCAAGGAGGAGGTCTCGGCACGACTGGAGTCCGGAACCCGCAGGTGCTACGACGCGTTCGCCCGCTGTCGCTCGTGCGGGAGGGTCTACTGGCGCGGGGCGCACTCCAGGGGGCTGGAGGAGATCGTCGAAGCGGCCCGTGCCACCCACCCCGGCACCCCGGCGGGCTGA
- the rplK gene encoding 50S ribosomal protein L11: protein MPPKKKRLAAIVKLQISAGQANPAPPVGPALGQHGVNIMEFCKAYNAATEHQRGDVVPVEISVFEDRSFDFKLKTPPAAKLLMKAASVQKGSGEPHKTKVGSVTTEQVREIAQTKWVDLNSNSMDEAEKIIAGTARSMGLRIQD from the coding sequence ATGCCGCCCAAGAAGAAGCGACTTGCAGCTATCGTCAAGCTGCAGATCTCCGCTGGTCAGGCAAACCCCGCGCCGCCGGTCGGTCCGGCGCTGGGTCAGCACGGCGTCAACATCATGGAGTTCTGCAAGGCCTACAACGCCGCCACGGAGCACCAGCGTGGCGACGTCGTGCCGGTCGAGATCTCGGTGTTCGAGGACCGGTCCTTCGACTTCAAGCTCAAGACGCCGCCGGCAGCGAAGCTGCTGATGAAGGCAGCCAGTGTCCAGAAGGGCAGTGGTGAGCCGCACAAGACCAAGGTCGGTTCGGTGACCACCGAGCAGGTCCGCGAGATCGCCCAGACCAAGTGGGTCGACCTGAACTCCAACTCGATGGACGAGGCGGAGAAGATCATCGCGGGAACCGCCCGCTCGATGGGCCTCCGCATCCAGGACTGA
- the nusG gene encoding transcription termination/antitermination protein NusG, with protein sequence MTSYDGQDLTGLSEEQDTRTEESAEEPAAGSEASEQPERSAAGDQDSDAVTDEAEDSASASEESAEEAESDPVEELRAMLKRAPGEWYVVHSYAGYENKVKNNLEHRAQTLDVEDYIFQVEVPTEEVTEIKNNQRKFVQRKVLPSYVLVRMELNDASWSAVRNTPGVTGFVGATSKPSPLSIEEVLKFLAPQAEREAKQAEEKKSAASSKQESGKAVEVEFSVGESVTVMDGPFATLPATISEVNGEAQKLKVLVSIFGRETPVELSFDQVSKI encoded by the coding sequence GTGACCTCCTACGACGGCCAGGATTTGACCGGCCTGTCCGAAGAGCAGGACACCCGGACCGAGGAGTCCGCGGAGGAGCCCGCGGCGGGTTCGGAGGCGTCCGAGCAGCCCGAGCGGTCCGCTGCGGGCGATCAGGACAGCGACGCGGTCACCGACGAGGCAGAGGACAGTGCGTCGGCTTCCGAGGAGAGCGCGGAGGAAGCCGAGAGCGACCCGGTGGAAGAGCTGCGTGCCATGCTCAAGCGCGCACCGGGTGAGTGGTACGTCGTGCACTCCTACGCCGGCTACGAGAACAAGGTGAAGAACAACCTCGAGCACCGCGCGCAGACGCTGGACGTCGAGGACTACATCTTCCAGGTCGAGGTGCCCACCGAAGAGGTCACCGAGATCAAGAACAACCAGCGCAAGTTCGTTCAGCGCAAAGTGCTTCCGAGCTATGTCCTCGTGCGGATGGAGCTCAACGACGCCTCGTGGTCGGCGGTGCGCAACACGCCGGGCGTCACGGGTTTCGTCGGGGCCACCTCCAAGCCTTCGCCGCTCAGCATCGAGGAGGTGCTGAAGTTCCTCGCTCCGCAGGCCGAGCGGGAGGCGAAGCAGGCGGAGGAGAAGAAGTCCGCCGCCTCTTCCAAGCAGGAGTCGGGCAAGGCCGTCGAGGTGGAGTTCTCGGTGGGCGAGTCGGTGACCGTGATGGACGGTCCGTTCGCGACGCTGCCCGCCACCATCAGCGAGGTCAACGGCGAGGCGCAGAAGCTCAAGGTTCTCGTCTCGATCTTCGGCCGCGAGACACCGGTCGAGTTGTCCTTCGACCAGGTCTCCAAGATCTAA
- the rplJ gene encoding 50S ribosomal protein L10: MARPEKVDAVNELSENFSNSTATVVTEYRGLTTGQLKELRRNLGEDATYRVAKNTLVRRATEQAGVEGIDELIQGPTALTFIKGEPVEAAKTLRDFAKDHKALQIKGGYMDGGPISADEVERIADLDSREVTLGKLAGALKAKMNQAAVMFAAPASQVARMTEDLKSKKEE; encoded by the coding sequence ATGGCGAGGCCCGAAAAGGTTGACGCGGTCAATGAGCTCTCGGAGAACTTCAGTAACTCGACCGCCACCGTCGTTACCGAGTACCGCGGGCTGACGACGGGCCAGCTCAAGGAGCTCCGTCGTAACCTCGGTGAGGACGCGACCTACCGCGTCGCGAAGAACACGTTGGTTCGGCGCGCGACCGAGCAGGCAGGCGTCGAGGGCATCGACGAGCTGATCCAGGGTCCCACCGCGCTCACCTTCATCAAGGGCGAGCCGGTGGAGGCGGCGAAGACACTGCGTGACTTCGCCAAGGACCACAAGGCCCTTCAGATCAAGGGCGGCTACATGGACGGCGGTCCGATCTCGGCCGACGAGGTCGAGCGGATCGCGGATCTGGACTCGCGCGAGGTCACGCTGGGCAAGCTGGCCGGTGCGTTGAAGGCGAAGATGAACCAGGCCGCTGTCATGTTCGCCGCTCCCGCGTCCCAGGTCGCGCGGATGACCGAGGACTTGAAGTCCAAGAAGGAAGAGTGA
- the rplA gene encoding 50S ribosomal protein L1 has translation MAKRSKAYKQIAELVDRNRVYSPKEAVELAKKTAKTTSMDPTVEVALRLGVDPRKADQMVRGTVNLPHGTGKTARVVVFTSGEKAAEAEAAGADAVGSDDLIERIQGGWLDFDAAVATPDQMAKVGKIARVLGPRGLMPNPKTGTVTPNITKAVQDIKGGKISFRVDKQANLHFVIGKASFSDEALLENYATALDEVLRSKPATSKGRYLKKVSFTTTMGPGITVDANRTRNMTEASA, from the coding sequence ATGGCAAAGCGCAGCAAGGCATACAAGCAGATAGCGGAGCTGGTTGACCGCAACCGGGTTTACTCCCCGAAGGAAGCTGTCGAGCTGGCCAAGAAGACCGCCAAGACCACCAGCATGGACCCCACCGTCGAGGTGGCCCTGCGGCTTGGTGTGGATCCGCGCAAGGCGGATCAGATGGTCCGCGGGACCGTGAACCTGCCGCACGGTACAGGCAAAACCGCCCGCGTCGTCGTGTTCACCTCCGGTGAGAAGGCGGCCGAGGCGGAGGCCGCCGGGGCCGACGCCGTCGGCTCCGACGACTTGATCGAGCGTATCCAGGGCGGCTGGCTCGATTTCGACGCGGCTGTGGCCACCCCGGACCAGATGGCCAAGGTCGGCAAGATCGCTCGGGTGCTGGGCCCGCGTGGTCTGATGCCCAACCCGAAGACCGGCACGGTGACGCCCAACATCACCAAGGCCGTCCAGGACATCAAGGGCGGTAAGATCAGCTTCCGGGTGGACAAGCAGGCCAACCTGCACTTCGTCATCGGCAAGGCCTCGTTCTCCGACGAGGCGCTGCTGGAGAACTACGCCACCGCGCTGGACGAGGTGCTGCGTTCCAAGCCGGCCACCTCGAAGGGCCGCTACCTCAAGAAGGTCAGCTTCACCACCACGATGGGCCCGGGCATCACGGTCGACGCGAACCGGACCCGCAACATGACCGAGGCGAGCGCCTGA
- the secE gene encoding preprotein translocase subunit SecE translates to MSEDREQDSGEDREQESRPSSAAARRGRRASRRSSARKEASGADSKDSTASKGKPTPSREGRKERVSLFRKIGRFLREVVAELRKVIWPTRRQLLTYTAVVLVFVSIMVAFIAGLDLLFAQGVLRLFGE, encoded by the coding sequence GTGAGCGAGGACCGCGAGCAGGATTCGGGTGAGGATCGCGAGCAGGAGTCTCGCCCGAGCAGTGCCGCCGCGCGCCGCGGGCGCCGAGCCTCAAGGCGTTCGAGCGCTCGTAAAGAGGCGAGTGGAGCCGATTCGAAGGACTCGACCGCTTCGAAGGGCAAGCCGACTCCCTCCCGGGAGGGCCGGAAGGAACGGGTTTCGCTGTTCCGGAAGATCGGTCGCTTCCTCCGTGAGGTGGTCGCAGAGCTTCGCAAGGTCATCTGGCCGACGCGTAGGCAGCTATTGACTTATACTGCGGTGGTGCTGGTGTTCGTCAGCATCATGGTCGCGTTCATCGCCGGACTGGATCTGCTCTTCGCGCAGGGCGTGCTCCGACTGTTCGGCGAGTGA
- a CDS encoding ABC transporter ATP-binding protein, producing MGVEVAVEGLSKSFGSQNIWSDVTLTLPTGEISVLLGPSGTGKSVFLKALVGLLSPEHGKVLINGVDVCDCSESELYEVRKLFGVLFQDGALFGSMNLYDNIAFPLREHTRKGEAEVRRIVGEKMEMVGLVGSETKLPGEISGGMKKRAGLARALVLDPEIILFDEPDSGLDPVRTAYLNQLIVDLNAQTDATFLIVTHDINTARTVPDNIGMLYRRHLAMFGPREMLLTSTEPAVEQFLNGRRAGPIGMSEEKDSGQTAAELAELGEDRGVPEIIPQLGISPGVPERAAVWRRQDRVMANLGTLDPGARQAVVNSLTPRERERYGVDEPSAACGGVGAGTDSGALPADDLLADDLPTDRIATLPQQSTADTSPEGAAPGARRSVSAPERPRPTPHPRAAPEDSAGDSGAANAEPETAPGRKRRWFSRKRGER from the coding sequence ATGGGTGTCGAAGTGGCCGTCGAGGGGCTGTCCAAGTCCTTCGGGTCGCAGAACATCTGGTCCGACGTCACGCTGACGCTGCCCACCGGCGAGATCAGCGTGCTGCTCGGTCCCTCCGGGACCGGGAAGTCGGTGTTCCTGAAGGCGCTGGTCGGGCTGCTCTCCCCTGAGCACGGCAAGGTCCTGATCAACGGGGTCGACGTCTGCGACTGCTCGGAGAGCGAGCTCTACGAGGTGCGCAAGCTGTTCGGGGTGCTGTTCCAGGACGGCGCGCTGTTCGGTTCGATGAACCTCTACGACAACATCGCCTTCCCGCTGCGCGAGCACACGCGCAAGGGCGAGGCCGAGGTCCGGCGCATCGTGGGCGAGAAGATGGAGATGGTCGGGCTGGTCGGCTCCGAGACCAAGCTTCCCGGCGAGATCTCCGGTGGCATGAAGAAGCGCGCAGGCCTGGCCCGCGCCCTGGTGCTCGACCCCGAGATCATCCTGTTCGACGAACCGGACTCCGGGCTCGACCCGGTGCGCACCGCCTACCTCAACCAGCTGATCGTCGACCTCAACGCCCAGACCGACGCGACGTTCCTGATCGTCACCCACGACATCAACACCGCGCGGACGGTCCCGGACAACATCGGCATGCTCTACCGCAGGCACCTGGCCATGTTCGGCCCGCGCGAGATGCTGCTGACCTCCACCGAACCCGCCGTGGAGCAGTTCCTCAACGGACGCCGAGCCGGGCCCATCGGCATGAGCGAGGAGAAGGACTCCGGACAGACCGCAGCCGAGCTGGCCGAGCTCGGCGAGGACAGGGGAGTCCCGGAGATCATTCCGCAGCTGGGGATCTCGCCGGGGGTGCCGGAGCGGGCCGCGGTGTGGCGCCGCCAGGACAGGGTGATGGCCAACCTGGGCACGCTGGATCCCGGGGCCAGGCAGGCCGTGGTCAACAGCCTCACTCCGCGGGAGCGGGAGCGCTACGGGGTGGACGAACCGAGCGCAGCTTGCGGCGGTGTCGGCGCGGGGACCGACTCCGGGGCCCTGCCCGCCGACGACCTGCTCGCCGACGACCTGCCGACGGACCGGATCGCGACGCTGCCGCAGCAGTCCACAGCAGACACCTCCCCGGAGGGTGCCGCGCCCGGAGCTCGGCGGTCCGTCTCCGCACCGGAGCGACCCCGTCCCACCCCGCACCCCCGCGCCGCCCCGGAGGACTCCGCCGGGGACTCCGGGGCGGCGAACGCCGAGCCGGAGACCGCGCCGGGCCGCAAGCGGCGCTGGTTCTCCCGTAAGCGGGGTGAGCGGTGA
- the rplL gene encoding 50S ribosomal protein L7/L12, with the protein MAKMSNEELLDVFKEMTLLELSEFVKQFEETFDVSAAAPAAVAAAPAAGGAAAEEEEEQDEFDVMLDDPGEEKIKVIKAVREIVSGLGLKEAKEMVENAPKPVVEKVDKERANEVKGKLEESGAKITLK; encoded by the coding sequence ATGGCCAAGATGAGCAACGAAGAGCTGCTGGACGTCTTCAAGGAGATGACCCTGCTCGAGCTCTCCGAGTTCGTGAAGCAGTTCGAGGAGACCTTCGACGTTTCCGCCGCAGCCCCGGCCGCCGTCGCCGCAGCCCCGGCTGCTGGTGGCGCCGCTGCCGAGGAGGAGGAAGAGCAGGACGAGTTCGACGTCATGCTCGACGACCCCGGCGAGGAGAAGATCAAGGTCATCAAGGCTGTTCGCGAGATCGTCTCCGGCCTGGGCCTGAAGGAGGCCAAGGAGATGGTCGAGAACGCTCCGAAGCCGGTTGTCGAGAAGGTCGACAAGGAGCGTGCCAACGAGGTCAAGGGCAAGCTCGAGGAGTCCGGTGCCAAGATCACCCTCAAGTGA
- a CDS encoding STAS domain-containing protein, which produces MTETSVRGSDYVADYARAVEESNDNVAFRLSTERPRRGVIVISVFGDLDMVTVPRFTEIVQQRVDSSAPVIVLDLTGVTFLGVEAIKMLAQLDLRAHLSGKRLSLVTGVRAVDRPLEALGLAARFTYGSRPVFEPATERAELVRPRRSPQPQSQSRPQSQPPRPRAGEDRAAMSR; this is translated from the coding sequence ATGACTGAAACATCGGTTCGGGGAAGCGACTACGTCGCGGACTACGCGCGAGCTGTCGAGGAGAGCAACGACAACGTCGCGTTTCGGTTAAGCACGGAGCGACCGCGGCGCGGTGTGATCGTGATCAGCGTGTTCGGTGACCTGGACATGGTCACCGTCCCCCGGTTCACGGAAATCGTTCAGCAGCGGGTGGATTCCTCGGCCCCAGTGATCGTGCTGGACCTGACCGGCGTGACGTTCCTCGGAGTCGAGGCGATCAAGATGCTGGCGCAGCTGGACCTGCGTGCGCACCTCTCCGGGAAGCGTCTCTCCCTGGTCACCGGTGTGCGAGCGGTGGACCGCCCGTTGGAGGCCCTGGGACTGGCCGCCCGGTTCACCTACGGGAGCAGGCCGGTGTTCGAACCCGCCACCGAGCGCGCTGAGCTGGTTCGCCCCCGGAGATCACCGCAGCCGCAATCGCAGTCGCGGCCACAGTCACAACCGCCGCGGCCGCGGGCCGGCGAGGACAGGGCCGCGATGAGTCGTTGA
- a CDS encoding MlaE family ABC transporter permease, producing the protein MATISRRVRRIAGRPLRTLDDLGDQMSFYVRTLVWIPKAVLRYFREVLRLLAEVSFGSGALAVIGGTVGVMIGLTMFTGVVVGLQGYAALNQLGTAAFSGFVSAYFNTREIAPLVAGLALSATVGSGFTAQLGAMRISDEIDALEVMGIPSLPYLVSTRVVAGFVAVIPLYVLGLLSSYLASRAVTIFVYGQPPGTYDKYFNLFLPPGDVLWSFGKVLVFSVVVIMTHCYFGYRASGGPAGVGIAVGRAVRTAIVSTAVLDLLLSLAIWGSSTTVRIAG; encoded by the coding sequence ATGGCCACGATTTCCCGACGGGTGCGCAGGATCGCCGGTCGTCCACTGCGGACCCTGGACGACCTGGGTGACCAGATGTCGTTCTACGTCAGGACGCTGGTCTGGATACCCAAGGCCGTGCTGCGGTACTTCAGGGAGGTGCTGCGGCTGCTCGCCGAGGTGAGCTTCGGCAGCGGTGCTCTCGCGGTCATCGGCGGCACGGTCGGCGTGATGATCGGGCTGACCATGTTCACCGGCGTGGTGGTCGGTCTGCAGGGCTACGCCGCGCTCAACCAGCTCGGCACCGCGGCCTTCTCCGGCTTCGTGTCCGCGTACTTCAACACCCGCGAGATCGCTCCGCTGGTGGCCGGGCTCGCGCTGTCGGCCACGGTCGGCTCCGGATTCACCGCCCAGCTGGGCGCGATGCGGATCTCCGACGAGATCGACGCGCTGGAGGTCATGGGCATCCCCAGCCTGCCCTACCTGGTCAGCACCAGGGTCGTCGCCGGTTTCGTGGCCGTCATCCCGCTGTACGTCCTCGGGCTGCTCAGCTCCTACCTGGCCTCCAGAGCGGTCACGATCTTCGTCTACGGACAACCCCCCGGCACCTACGACAAGTACTTCAACCTGTTCCTGCCTCCGGGGGACGTCCTGTGGTCCTTCGGGAAAGTGCTCGTATTCAGCGTGGTGGTGATCATGACGCACTGCTACTTCGGCTACCGGGCGAGCGGTGGACCAGCCGGTGTCGGGATCGCCGTCGGCCGTGCCGTGCGCACGGCGATCGTGTCCACGGCGGTTCTCGACCTGCTGCTGAGCCTGGCGATCTGGGGCTCCTCGACGACCGTGCGGATCGCCGGATGA
- a CDS encoding pyridoxal phosphate-dependent aminotransferase has protein sequence MGAPETSTASTETRVSARVDAIAESATLAVDAKAKALKAEGRPVIGFGAGEPDFATPEPIVRAAQEACADTRNHRYSPAAGLPELREAIATKTARDSDHVVQPSQVLVTNGGKQAVYQTFATLLDPGDEVLLPAPYWTTYPEAISLAGGSAVEIPTDESTGYLVTLEQLEAARTPRTKVLLFNSPSNPTGAVYPPERIAEIGRWAVEHGIWVVTDEIYEHLVYGDARHVSMPVVVPELAERCVVLNGVAKTYAMTGWRIGWMIGPNDVIKAATNLQSHLSSNVANISQRAALEAVSGSLDAVAEMRAAFDRRRRTIVERLSAIPGVNCPEPQGAFYVYPSVKELLGKEIRGTRPRTSAELAEVVLEHAEVAVVPGEAFGTPGYFRMSYALGDEDLAEGVRRMSELLSEAE, from the coding sequence ATGGGCGCACCCGAGACATCAACAGCCTCCACCGAAACGCGCGTCTCCGCACGCGTCGACGCGATCGCCGAGTCGGCCACCCTGGCCGTGGACGCCAAGGCCAAGGCACTCAAGGCCGAGGGGCGTCCGGTGATCGGGTTCGGCGCGGGCGAACCGGACTTCGCCACCCCGGAGCCGATCGTGCGCGCGGCCCAGGAAGCCTGCGCCGACACGCGCAACCACCGCTACAGCCCCGCGGCGGGACTCCCCGAGCTGCGCGAGGCGATCGCCACCAAGACCGCCAGGGACTCCGACCACGTCGTCCAGCCGAGCCAGGTGCTGGTCACCAACGGCGGGAAGCAAGCCGTCTACCAGACCTTCGCCACGCTGCTCGATCCCGGCGACGAAGTGCTGCTGCCCGCGCCGTACTGGACCACCTACCCCGAGGCGATCTCCCTCGCCGGCGGGTCCGCCGTCGAGATCCCCACCGACGAGTCGACCGGCTACCTGGTCACCCTGGAACAGCTCGAGGCGGCCCGCACCCCGCGCACCAAGGTGCTGCTGTTCAACTCCCCCTCCAACCCGACCGGGGCGGTGTATCCCCCCGAGCGCATCGCGGAGATCGGCCGCTGGGCGGTCGAGCACGGCATCTGGGTGGTCACCGACGAGATCTACGAGCACCTCGTCTACGGCGACGCCAGGCACGTCTCCATGCCGGTGGTCGTGCCCGAGCTCGCCGAGCGCTGCGTGGTGCTCAACGGCGTCGCCAAGACCTACGCCATGACCGGGTGGCGGATCGGCTGGATGATCGGCCCGAACGACGTGATCAAGGCGGCCACGAACCTGCAGTCGCACCTGAGCTCCAACGTGGCCAACATCTCCCAACGAGCCGCCCTCGAAGCGGTCAGCGGCTCCCTGGACGCGGTTGCCGAGATGCGCGCCGCCTTCGACCGGCGCAGGCGCACGATCGTGGAACGCCTCTCGGCCATCCCCGGGGTCAACTGCCCCGAGCCGCAGGGCGCCTTCTACGTCTACCCCTCGGTCAAGGAGCTGCTCGGCAAGGAGATCCGCGGAACCCGCCCGCGGACCAGCGCCGAGCTCGCCGAGGTCGTCCTCGAGCACGCCGAGGTGGCCGTGGTCCCGGGTGAGGCCTTCGGCACACCGGGCTACTTCCGCATGTCCTACGCCCTCGGGGACGAGGACCTCGCCGAAGGTGTCCGGCGGATGAGCGAGCTTCTCTCCGAAGCAGAGTAG
- a CDS encoding helix-turn-helix domain-containing protein, translated as MRYQIVTGRSGDQLCWLAGRVDDHIRWDPRNTLSVFIALVVTLESYRTNLTQKQLAAFRNTSQSAISRVLRRIEPVLAEIVDEIHASLEEFHGRVTLVDGALLPHGKPSCPGDTALRKTSALRRAPVRQHRPPRTTSCLFGGDEYPSRR; from the coding sequence ATGCGATATCAGATTGTCACGGGGCGGAGTGGGGACCAGTTGTGCTGGCTGGCCGGGCGAGTCGACGACCATATTCGGTGGGATCCGAGGAACACATTGTCGGTGTTCATAGCTCTGGTGGTGACACTGGAGTCCTATCGGACGAACCTGACCCAGAAACAACTGGCGGCGTTCCGGAACACGAGTCAGTCGGCGATCTCGCGGGTGCTGCGTCGGATCGAGCCCGTCCTGGCCGAGATCGTGGACGAGATACACGCCTCGCTTGAGGAGTTCCACGGACGAGTCACCCTCGTCGACGGTGCACTCCTTCCCCACGGGAAACCGTCGTGCCCAGGAGATACCGCACTCCGGAAAACATCGGCACTACGGCGTGCGCCTGTACGTCAACACCGACCCCCAAGGACAACTTCTTGCCTGTTCGGAGGTGATGAGTATCCGAGTCGAAGGTGA